In the Triticum aestivum cultivar Chinese Spring chromosome 2B, IWGSC CS RefSeq v2.1, whole genome shotgun sequence genome, CTAAAGGAAGCGTAATTGTACCCAATGTACATGGGATAAAAAAATTACCTCATCAACATTTTGTGTGGTTTTTGCAGAGGTCTCCATAAACACGAGATCGTGCCTCTTGGCGAACTCCCGCCCTTCCTCGTAGCTGACCGCACGCATGTGAGACAGATCGCATTTGTTTCCGATCAGCGCCAATGTTACGCCGGCTCTCGATAGCTCTCTTGCTCTTTCAAGCAATATAGCTATATGATCAAAAGTCTCCCTCCTGAAGCAAGGTCAGTGATGAAGCGTAAGAACCATCGATGGACAAAGTTTAGCACCATAGGCAGATGTATTTGATAACCCGTTGAGGTAGTACCTTGTGATGTCATAAACCAAAATGATACAAGCAGCTCCGCAGTAGAATTGCTTAGTAATAGGTACGAACGCTTCGTGGCCAGCCTGCAAAGTCAAGATACAGAAATATGAGATGGACATGCTGCTTAAGTAAGAACATCAAAGCATTGTGTTTTAATTAAACAGTTTCACAACAACTAGTCTTTACAATTCGAATAAACAATATATTTACTGTGTTTTAGTGTAAATAAATTACAAAGTACTCCCTCGTccagatacatccgtttgagcgaaaagtaattccggacggaggaacAGAAGACAGATAAGGTAAATAGCCTGCACGCACCGTGTCACAGATGTCAAGCTTTATGCGCTTGTCGTCGACGTTGATGGTGCGCGTGCTGAACTCAACGCCGATGGTGAGATCGTGCACCTCCTGGAACGTCCTGGACGTGAACTGCCGCTCCAGGCACGTCTTCCCGACACCTGCAGCAATCGACAGATCAGCATCAGCGTCCCACAATTCGGACGTGGAACGAGCGAGCCCAGGGTGGGTCGATCAGTCGAAGCAGCGGGTTCCGGGTTAGGGAAGGGGTGTGACGGCCGACCTGCGTCGCCGACGATGGTGTACGTGAAGCGGCGAGCGGATTGCATCTTCAGTCGCGGACTCGCTCGCGGCGAGCGTCGGCTGTTTGGTGGGTGGATTGGAGAAGCACGGACTCGACTTGAGCCGACTGCTTCGGGGCTAGGTTTGTTGGAATTGATCTCGCCGTTTTATACCAAACCAAGAGAAACATATATAGGGGAGACAAAGTCTCCTCTTCTTACGAGTTTGTGCGTTGATCGGATGCGCACAAACGCACAAACCAATTGTGCGTTTTTGCGCCATGAGTTCAGAGCATGCTTGGCTGACAGCCAAAAATTGGCTAGCCAGCATATTGGCATGCCAACATTCGGCAACTCCAAAGCTTGACAAAAATTCCCAAGTTTCGAGAGGTTGGCAAAGTAACTTGGTTGCCAACCAATTGACAGCCATTTTTTTGCCTTGCCTGCGTATTGGCAAGCCAATTTTCGGCACCAGACCAAGCAGCAATTACTCCTTCCATAGGATGATCCAGCTACACCTCCAGATTGGCTCGGTGTAATGTTCTCAGGCATATGTAAGAATCCAACAAACTGCAACAAGTAGGATAACAAAATTATGTATTGCCAAACATAAACTGCATGATCTTAAGAAAGGTCTCGTGTATTTCATGAAACTGTGCGTTCTGTTGAAACTGACGATATAATGTATGCTTCGAGTGACACACTACACACCCTTTTTGCCGAAACGACTGTCAAACTACACTTCATATCCACCTTAATTCTAACCATTCAAACGCCATGAAGGAGAAGGCTGTGAGGAGAGATGCGGAATCCGACAGGCTGTGGCTGTGGCTTCAGCTCCTTGGCTATGCACACTGCATCTACTAGGCTTCTTCTGCTCTGGTTTTCACGACCCACATGCCATGTTTACTGAAAGAACAGCCTGTTGTTCGTTGACTCTTTGGTGACCAAACAAATCTTAGCTAAATTACCCTGTTATTTGGTCACAACATGGGAGAAacggaactactccctccgttcctaaatataagtctttttagagattccaatatggactacacacgaagcaaaatgagtgaatctacactctaaagtatgtctatatacatccgtatgtagtcccaatagaatctctaaaaagacttttaTTTAGAAACTGAGGGAGTATGTCAGAAATGCTGTGATGAGCTCAGTCAATGCCGCTCTACTGTCGGGGCTGTGGAAGCACTGTGTAATAATGATCTTATACTTCATAAGCATATTTGAAGACTGGTAGTGGGCGTGGGCAAGGATTACTAGGC is a window encoding:
- the LOC123042428 gene encoding ras-related protein Rab-2-A-like, which codes for MQSARRFTYTIVGDAGVGKTCLERQFTSRTFQEVHDLTIGVEFSTRTINVDDKRIKLDICDTAGHEAFVPITKQFYCGAACIILVYDITRRETFDHIAILLERARELSRAGVTLALIGNKCDLSHMRAVSYEEGREFAKRHDLVFMETSAKTTQNVDEAFILAAERIYKKVQVGVLDLPEKVCLSACLVQYAGKAKDWLSTGWQPTYFASLSKLRNLWQALELSNLGMPICWIANFWHKMGRWK